The following are from one region of the Rosistilla carotiformis genome:
- a CDS encoding KpsF/GutQ family sugar-phosphate isomerase, with translation MSAQPIPKPAGDCANDSLAAATPIEQLRFARNVIRVEGQHLTRLAAEIDQRIVAAANQLLACKGSVIISGIGKAGIIGQKLSATLSSTGTRSHFLHSAEAVHGDLGKVQADDVVVLLSHSGKTEEVVRLLPALSAQSQSLIAITASANSPLGQGVDLVIEIGSTQEVCTLGLAPSTSTTAMLAVCDALALLTSELRGFTSSDFARYHPGGSLGQKLSSVDDVMRPVGQCRIASDSTSVRDVLVMNSKSGRRSGAVMLTDQEGRLSGIFTDSDLARLLERRRERALDGPIVEVMSSQVTRVRSGSLLADAIQILAQRRISELPVTDANQRPVGLIDITDIVSLLPNDEPNPPQILPMRPQV, from the coding sequence ATGAGTGCCCAACCAATCCCCAAGCCTGCGGGCGATTGCGCGAACGATTCGCTAGCCGCCGCGACGCCGATCGAACAATTGCGATTCGCTCGCAATGTGATCCGTGTCGAGGGACAACACCTGACCCGATTGGCGGCTGAGATCGACCAAAGGATTGTCGCCGCTGCAAATCAATTGCTCGCCTGCAAAGGTTCGGTGATCATCTCGGGAATCGGCAAAGCGGGAATCATCGGGCAGAAGCTGTCGGCGACGCTATCGAGCACCGGCACGCGGTCACACTTCCTGCATTCAGCCGAAGCGGTTCACGGCGACTTGGGCAAGGTCCAAGCTGACGACGTGGTCGTGCTGCTTTCGCACAGCGGCAAGACCGAAGAGGTCGTCCGCCTGCTGCCCGCCCTGTCGGCTCAATCGCAGTCGTTGATCGCAATCACCGCCTCGGCCAACAGTCCTCTCGGGCAAGGCGTCGACCTCGTGATCGAGATCGGTTCGACGCAGGAGGTCTGCACACTGGGACTCGCACCATCGACAAGCACCACGGCGATGCTGGCGGTCTGCGATGCATTGGCACTGCTGACCAGCGAACTCCGCGGATTCACCTCCAGCGATTTCGCTCGCTACCATCCCGGCGGCAGCCTCGGACAAAAACTCTCTTCCGTCGACGACGTGATGCGACCGGTTGGGCAATGCCGGATCGCATCGGACAGCACTTCGGTCCGCGACGTGTTGGTGATGAACAGCAAATCGGGAAGACGATCCGGCGCGGTGATGCTGACCGATCAAGAGGGACGCCTGTCGGGAATCTTTACCGACAGCGATTTGGCTCGTCTGTTGGAACGCCGTCGCGAGCGAGCGTTGGACGGGCCGATTGTCGAAGTGATGTCGAGCCAGGTGACGCGCGTCCGCAGCGGTTCGTTGCTCGCCGACGCGATTCAAATCCTCGCCCAGCGAAGGATCAGCGAACTGCCAGTCACCGATGCAAATCAACGACCCGTTGGTCTGATCGACATCACCGACATCGTCAGTTTGTTGCCTAACGACGAACCGAATCCGCCTCAGATCCTGCCCATGCGTCCCCAGGTTTGA
- a CDS encoding KdsC family phosphatase: protein MKSDSEIAAPIKLILSDVDGVLTNGQIIYDAAGFETKAFHVRDGLGIKLWQRAGFSFGIITARNSEIVTRRAEELGITGLRQGCQQKWDAAVELMQEAGCGPEQTAYIGDDLPDLAVMTRVALPVCVSDAASDVRKAATWITKLPGGTGAVREMIERLLHAKSKWDSLVVQR, encoded by the coding sequence ATGAAATCGGATAGCGAAATCGCAGCTCCCATTAAGTTGATCCTGTCGGATGTCGACGGCGTGTTGACCAATGGGCAGATCATCTACGACGCGGCGGGCTTCGAAACGAAAGCCTTCCATGTCCGCGATGGCTTGGGGATCAAGCTGTGGCAGCGAGCGGGGTTCTCGTTTGGGATCATCACCGCACGGAACAGCGAGATCGTTACGCGTCGCGCCGAGGAACTGGGGATCACCGGCCTGCGGCAAGGCTGCCAACAGAAGTGGGACGCAGCCGTCGAACTGATGCAGGAGGCGGGATGTGGCCCCGAGCAGACGGCTTACATTGGCGACGACCTGCCCGATCTGGCGGTCATGACACGTGTCGCTTTACCGGTTTGTGTTTCCGACGCGGCCAGCGATGTACGCAAGGCGGCGACCTGGATCACTAAGCTGCCCGGCGGAACGGGAGCCGTCCGCGAAATGATCGAACGCTTGCTGCACGCTAAATCAAAATGGGATTCGCTGGTCGTTCAGCGTTAG
- a CDS encoding DUF4465 domain-containing protein: MKIQLLALMISLASAAPSFADIVIDFDELSGYTDSTADGSYLNGYGFGAATGSWTSGGATFGTNQWGPGWSYSNVDNTTMADYTNQFAAYPGTGVGGMGNYVIGTTFSPNGAYFNLSANLQAKSIAVANSTYAALSMLNGDGFAKPHGGDTGSDPDYFRVTFTGFEQADVGGASTGSVEFYLSDFRFSDDSLDYIVEDWQTVDLTGLGDARSIGITLDGSDVGSYGLNTPAYVAIDNLAVTAAVPEPGSMAMLSVALVAGGIARRRRSKRQQKMKTS, translated from the coding sequence ATGAAAATTCAACTGCTTGCCTTGATGATCTCGCTCGCTTCGGCGGCACCTTCTTTTGCCGACATCGTAATCGATTTCGATGAACTGTCCGGATACACCGACTCCACTGCCGACGGTAGCTATTTGAACGGCTACGGTTTTGGAGCCGCTACCGGCAGCTGGACTTCCGGTGGCGCGACTTTCGGGACAAACCAATGGGGGCCGGGATGGAGTTACTCCAACGTTGACAACACGACCATGGCGGACTACACCAACCAGTTCGCAGCGTATCCAGGAACTGGTGTTGGCGGCATGGGCAATTACGTGATCGGGACGACGTTTTCCCCAAACGGCGCCTACTTCAACCTGTCGGCCAATCTGCAAGCGAAGTCGATCGCCGTCGCCAATTCAACCTATGCCGCTCTTTCGATGCTCAACGGCGATGGTTTTGCCAAGCCGCACGGCGGAGATACCGGAAGCGACCCCGATTACTTCCGCGTCACCTTCACCGGCTTTGAACAAGCCGATGTCGGCGGAGCGAGTACCGGAAGCGTCGAGTTCTACTTGAGCGATTTCCGATTTAGCGACGACTCGTTGGACTACATCGTCGAGGACTGGCAGACCGTCGATCTGACGGGATTGGGCGACGCGCGTTCGATCGGGATCACGTTGGACGGCAGCGACGTCGGCAGTTACGGACTCAACACGCCCGCTTACGTGGCGATCGACAATCTTGCCGTCACCGCAGCCGTTCCCGAACCGGGAAGCATGGCGATGCTGTCGGTTGCCTTGGTCGCCGGCGGAATCGCCCGGCGACGTCGCAGCAAACGACAGCAGAAAATGAAAACCAGCTGA
- a CDS encoding 3-keto-disaccharide hydrolase, with the protein MQATTNIAALLLSAFLISGAAIGQDDDQWTDLFNGEDTSGWNNPYEWGEVNVVDGEIHLTASKKFFLVTDKKYGDFVFEGEVMIPEGQANSGFMFRCHSEKNKVYGYQAECDGSDRRWSGGLYDESRRGWIWPSIKGRTKEAKFLEHAEESQAYFKKPEVAGALDRNGWNKYRITCQGDSLKIEVNGVVTTEIEDDTDASGFIAIQHHGEKGQTYRFRNLRIKELKPQS; encoded by the coding sequence ATGCAAGCAACGACCAACATCGCAGCCCTGCTGCTCTCGGCCTTCCTGATCTCCGGCGCGGCGATCGGACAGGATGACGATCAATGGACCGACCTCTTTAACGGCGAAGACACCAGCGGCTGGAACAATCCGTATGAATGGGGCGAAGTCAACGTCGTCGACGGCGAGATCCATCTGACAGCGTCGAAGAAATTTTTCCTGGTCACCGACAAGAAATACGGCGATTTTGTTTTCGAAGGCGAGGTGATGATCCCCGAGGGGCAAGCGAATTCGGGCTTCATGTTCCGCTGTCACTCCGAAAAGAACAAGGTCTACGGTTACCAAGCCGAATGCGATGGATCGGATCGCCGCTGGTCGGGCGGTCTGTATGACGAGAGTCGCCGCGGATGGATCTGGCCGAGCATCAAGGGCCGCACCAAAGAAGCAAAGTTCTTGGAGCATGCCGAGGAATCGCAAGCCTACTTTAAAAAGCCCGAAGTCGCCGGCGCGTTGGACCGCAACGGCTGGAACAAGTACCGAATCACTTGCCAAGGCGACTCGCTGAAGATCGAGGTCAACGGCGTCGTCACGACCGAGATCGAAGACGACACCGATGCGAGTGGCTTCATCGCGATTCAACACCACGGCGAAAAAGGGCAGACCTACCGCTTCCGCAATCTGCGGATCAAGGAACTGAAGCCGCAGAGCTAG
- a CDS encoding DUF1559 family PulG-like putative transporter, translating to MKEPPIASPCTNRCRLDCQAICSGCGRTKDEITGWSAASPAEQLTIVRLAKLRQPKFQAAGFTLIELLVVIAIIGILVALLLPAVQAAREAARKMSCKNNLRQQGIALHNYHDVHQTLPTGCIEWRSWGAPPTQRQFAWSAMLLPFLEQQNVHAQIDWSLPYDAPENLPAASTRLSVYECPTAIERPATRGRSDYGGIYGERMVDRDPEDGLFLYERSVRFRDIRDGLTQTLAVAEDVGGPDSEWINGRNVFVQAYGINDPDAWIGDNEIRSLHSGGATVLFADGRTILMAETIDKQLLGKLITRGKGEVVDSSAY from the coding sequence GTGAAGGAACCACCAATTGCATCGCCGTGCACCAATCGGTGCCGGTTGGATTGCCAAGCGATTTGCAGCGGATGCGGCCGCACGAAAGATGAAATCACCGGTTGGTCAGCCGCCTCGCCGGCGGAGCAACTGACAATCGTTCGGCTCGCGAAATTGCGTCAGCCCAAATTCCAAGCGGCCGGATTCACCTTGATCGAATTGCTTGTTGTGATCGCGATCATCGGAATCTTGGTCGCCCTGCTGTTGCCGGCCGTTCAAGCAGCTCGCGAAGCCGCTCGCAAGATGAGCTGCAAGAACAACTTGCGTCAGCAGGGAATCGCGTTGCACAACTACCACGACGTGCATCAAACGCTGCCAACCGGATGTATCGAGTGGCGGTCGTGGGGCGCACCGCCAACGCAGCGACAATTCGCTTGGTCGGCGATGCTGTTGCCCTTCTTGGAACAACAAAACGTCCATGCCCAAATCGATTGGTCGCTGCCGTACGACGCTCCTGAAAATCTGCCCGCCGCGTCGACGCGGCTGAGCGTCTACGAATGCCCCACGGCGATCGAGCGTCCCGCGACGCGGGGCAGGTCCGATTACGGCGGCATCTACGGCGAGCGGATGGTCGATCGCGATCCGGAAGATGGCCTCTTCTTGTACGAGCGGTCGGTGCGGTTTCGCGACATCCGCGATGGGCTCACGCAAACGCTCGCAGTCGCCGAAGACGTCGGCGGCCCGGACAGCGAATGGATCAATGGCCGCAACGTCTTTGTGCAGGCCTACGGAATCAACGATCCCGACGCCTGGATCGGCGACAACGAGATCCGCAGTCTGCATAGCGGAGGGGCAACCGTGCTGTTTGCCGATGGCCGAACGATCTTGATGGCCGAAACGATCGATAAACAGCTGCTTGGAAAACTGATCACTCGCGGCAAGGGCGAAGTGGTCGACTCCAGCGCCTACTGA